Proteins encoded within one genomic window of Balaenoptera ricei isolate mBalRic1 chromosome 10, mBalRic1.hap2, whole genome shotgun sequence:
- the CCDC184 gene encoding coiled-coil domain-containing protein 184, with translation MEDGLLEIMTKDGGDMPAPLEVSTVPAVGDVISGEYNGGMKELMEHLKAQLQALFEDVRAMRGALDEQASHIQVLSDDVCANQRAIVSMCRIMTTAPRQGGLGVVGGKGSFPGAPQEPETPSLGIGDSGLLGRDPEDEEDDDSEEKEIPSSATPTSHCERPESPCAGLLVGDRPLVEPLDLPDITLLQLEGEASL, from the coding sequence ATGGAGGACGGTCTGCTGGAGATCATGACGAAGGACGGCGGCGACATGCCGGCACCTCTGGAGGTGTCCACGGTGCCGGCCGTGGGGGACGTGATCTCCGGGGAGTACAACGGCGGCATGAAGGAGCTGATGGAGCACCTCAAGGCCCAGCTGCAGGCCCTGTTTGAGGACGTGAGGGCCATGCGTGGGGCCCTGGACGAGCAGGCCTCGCACATCCAGGTGCTCTCGGACGACGTGTGCGCCAACCAGCGGGCCATCGTCTCCATGTGCCGGATTATGACCACCGCGCCCCGCCAGGGTGGCCTGGGCGTGGTCGGCGGCAAGGGGAGCTTCCCGGGCGCCCCCCAAGAGCCGGAGACCCCTTCGCTTGGGATCGGGGACAGCGGTTTGCTGGGTCGCGATCCTGAGGACGAGGAGGACGACGATTCAGAAGAGAAGGAGATTCCCAGCTCCGCCACACCCACTAGTCACTGTGAGCGCCCCGAGAGCCCCTGTGCTGGCCTCCTTGTGGGGGACAGGCCACTTGTGGAGCCCCTCGATCTGCCCGACATTACCCTGCTGCAGCTGGAGGGAGAGGCCTCTCTGTGA
- the LOC132373721 gene encoding olfactory receptor 10AD1-like codes for MELKPQDLRNGSMVTEFLLVGFEQSSPSTRALLFALFLALYSLAMAMNGRIIFITWTDPRLNSPMYFFLGHLSFLDVCFITTTIPQMLIHLMVKNHIVSFVSCVTQMYLVFCVGVAQCILLAFMAYDHYVAICHPLSYAQIMSQQVCVRLMSTAWFFGLINGIFLENMSFRNPFCRDKHIENFFCEAPIVITLSCGDPQFSLRVIFADAIVVLLSPMVLIVISYAHILASMLGRASSSGLGKTFSTCASHLTVVIFLYTSAIFSYMNPCSIHGPDKDKPFSLLYTLIAPMCNPIIYSFQNKEMKGAVVGALGRSSLSQAKSV; via the exons ATGGAGTTAAAACCTCAG GACCTAAGGAATGGCAGCATGGTGACAGAGTTTCTCCTCGTGGGCTTTGAGCAGAGCTCCCCTTCCACTCGGGCATTGCTCTTTGCCCTCTTCCTAGCCCTCTACAGCCTTGCCATGGCCATGAATGGCCGCATCATCTTCATCACCTGGACAGACCCCAGGCTCAACAGCCCTATGTACTTCTTCCTTGGCCACCTGTCCTTCCTGGATGTCTgcttcatcaccaccaccatcccacAGATGCTGATCCACCTGATGGTGAAGAACCATATTGTCTCCTTTGTCTCTTGCGTGACCCAGATGTACTTGGTCTTCTGTGTGGGTGTGGCTCAGTGCATCCTCTTGGCTTTCATGGCCTATGACCATTATGTTGCTATCTGCCACCCACTTAGCTATGCCCAGATCATGAGCCAGCAGGTCTGTGTGAGGCTGATGAGTACTGCCTGGTTCTTCGGGCTGATCAACGGCATCTTTCTTGAGAATATGTCATTCCGGAATCCCTTCTGCAGAGACAAGCACATAGAAAACTTCTTCTGTGAGGCCCCCATAGTGATCACCCTCTCTTGTGGAGACCCCCAGTTTAGTCTGAGAGTCATCTTTGCCGATGCCATCGTGGTGCTGCTCAGCCCCATGGTGCTCATTGTCATCTCTTATGCCCACATCCTGGCCTCCATGCTGGGCAGAGCCTCCTCCTCTGGTCTGGGGAAGACCTTCTCTACTTGTGCCTCCCATCTGACTGTGGTCATTTTTCTCTACACCTCAGCCATATTCTCTTACATGAACCCCTGCAGCATACACGGTCCTGACAAAGACaagcctttctctctcctctacaCCCTCATCGCCCCCATGTGCAACCCCATCAtctacagttttcaaaataaagaaatgaaaggggCCGTGGTGGGGGCCCTTGGGAGGAGCAGCCTTTCCCAGGCAAAGTCTGTCTAG